One window of the Conexibacter sp. SYSU D00693 genome contains the following:
- a CDS encoding cupin domain-containing protein, with product MADRPEWLENPVTGELGRALVHPDDDPQGRLVAELWLQPGAAVVGEHVHPSITETFEVRHGEVGFSLDGVTQVAGPGDALTVEPGRRHDWWNAGDGVAQVIVTVTPGLRFMGMIETLFGLAALGQVNAKGMPDPLWLAAIAHEFSDVVVFTRPPAVVQRAVFGPLAAIARRTGRDPLDPALHGEQCPAVVLDPVLPDLGVAVA from the coding sequence ATGGCCGATCGTCCCGAGTGGCTCGAGAACCCCGTGACCGGCGAGCTGGGCCGCGCGCTCGTGCATCCCGACGACGACCCGCAGGGCCGCCTCGTCGCCGAGCTGTGGCTCCAGCCGGGCGCCGCCGTGGTCGGCGAGCACGTGCACCCGTCGATCACCGAGACCTTCGAGGTCCGCCACGGCGAGGTCGGGTTCAGCCTGGACGGCGTCACGCAGGTCGCCGGCCCGGGCGACGCGCTGACCGTCGAGCCGGGGCGCCGCCACGACTGGTGGAACGCCGGCGACGGCGTCGCCCAGGTCATCGTCACCGTGACACCGGGCCTGCGGTTCATGGGGATGATCGAGACGCTGTTCGGCCTGGCGGCGCTCGGCCAGGTCAACGCCAAGGGCATGCCGGACCCGCTGTGGCTCGCGGCGATCGCGCACGAGTTCTCCGACGTCGTCGTGTTCACGCGGCCGCCGGCCGTCGTCCAGCGCGCGGTCTTCGGACCGCTCGCCGCGATCGCCCGCCGCACCGGGCGCGATCCGCTGGATCCGGCGCTCCACGGTGAGCAGTGCCCGGCCGTCGTGCTCGACCCGGTGCTGCCCGACCTCGGGGTGGCCGTCGCCTGA
- a CDS encoding DUF4262 domain-containing protein, producing MPQPRNPAEEKAAADIAAYGWHCVFVGSPPDQPPSHPVFDASFGATVGLPQTYGHAELVLVGRFEHAHRTLAGLVERIAGGETLSAGREVDGVRLGAVSAMRRHELLQLSAWAAEGEPFDALQVLVPDEAGRFPDQDGYAGPPQPLLSTVGR from the coding sequence GTGCCGCAGCCCAGGAACCCCGCCGAGGAGAAGGCCGCCGCGGACATCGCCGCCTACGGGTGGCACTGCGTCTTCGTCGGCAGCCCGCCCGACCAGCCGCCGTCGCATCCCGTCTTCGACGCGTCCTTCGGCGCCACGGTGGGCCTGCCGCAGACCTACGGCCACGCCGAGCTCGTCCTCGTCGGGCGCTTCGAGCACGCGCACCGCACGCTGGCCGGGCTCGTCGAGCGCATCGCCGGCGGCGAGACGCTGTCCGCGGGCCGGGAGGTCGACGGCGTCCGGCTCGGTGCGGTGTCGGCGATGCGCCGCCACGAGCTGCTGCAGCTCAGCGCCTGGGCCGCCGAGGGCGAGCCGTTCGACGCGCTGCAGGTCCTCGTGCCCGACGAGGCCGGCCGCTTCCCCGACCAGGACGGCTACGCCGGCCCGCCGCAGCCGCTGCTGAGCACCGTCGGGCGCTAG
- a CDS encoding glyoxalase superfamily protein, which translates to MDFKLELVAVPVSDVDVAKAFYVEQVGFNADHDHQVNDDLRFVQLTPPGSACSISIGQGITEATPGSVEGLQLVVADAHAAREELAGRGVEVSDVQEFPWGSFVFFADPDGNKWAVQGLPRPS; encoded by the coding sequence ATGGACTTCAAGCTCGAGCTGGTGGCCGTCCCTGTGTCCGACGTCGACGTCGCCAAGGCGTTCTACGTGGAGCAGGTCGGCTTCAACGCCGACCACGACCACCAGGTCAACGACGACCTGCGCTTCGTGCAGCTCACGCCGCCCGGCTCGGCGTGCTCGATCTCGATCGGCCAGGGCATAACCGAGGCCACGCCGGGCTCGGTCGAGGGCCTGCAGCTCGTCGTCGCCGATGCGCACGCGGCCCGCGAGGAGCTGGCGGGCCGGGGCGTCGAGGTCAGCGACGTCCAGGAGTTCCCGTGGGGCAGCTTCGTGTTCTTCGCCGACCCCGACGGCAACAAGTGGGCCGTCCAGGGGCTCCCCCGCCCGTCGTA